Genomic window (Candidatus Limnocylindria bacterium):
TGGCCGAGCGCGTCGAGGCGCGCGCGGGTGCGCTCGACGAGCTCGCGCTGCGCATCCACGAACGGCCCGAGCTCGCGTATGAGGAGCGCTTCGCGTCGAGTGCGCTTGCCGACCAGCTGACGCGCGAGGGCGCGACGGTCACGCGCGGCGCCGGCGGGGTCGAGACCGCCTTTGCCGCGGAGGTCGGGACCGGTGCGCCGGTGGTCGCGATCCTCGGCGAGTACGACGCGCTGCCCGGCGTGGGCCACGCCTGCGGTCACAACTTGATGGGCACCGCGGCGAGCCTCGCGTTCCTCGCGCTGCGTGACATCGCACCCGATCTGCGCGGTCGCGTGCGGGTCGTCGGGTGCCCGGCCGAGGAGCGCGGCAACGGCAAGGTGAAGCTGATCCGCGCGGGCGTGTTCTCCGATGTCGACGCCGCGCTCATGTATCACCCCGGCGACACCGATGAGATCGACCCGCTCATGCTGGCGATGGTCACGCTCGAGGTCGAATTCATGGGCAAGGCGGCGCACGCCGCGGCCGAGCCGGATCAGGGACGAAACGCGCTCGACGCCGTGATGCTCGCGTGGACGGCGCTCTCGGCGCTCCGCCTCACGGTCCGCAGCGATTCGCGCTTCCACGGGATCATCACCGACGGCGGCAAGGCGGCGAACATCATTCCGGACCGCGCTGCCGCCACGTTCATGGTCCGATCGCCGGACAACACGTATCTGCAAGAGCTCCGTCGCCGCGTCCTCGCGTGTTTCGAGGGCGCGGCCACGGCCACGGGTTGCGAGCTCCGCGCGACCTGGAGTGACGTGTGCGAGACGGTGAGCACGAACCGACCGCTCGCCGACGCGTTCGCCGCGAACGCGAAGACCCTTGGACGCCAGATGAAACCACGGCGGCCGGGAGACACGCACGGGTCGACCGACATGGGGAACGTCACCAGCATCGTGCCGGGGATCCATCCGTTCCTGTCGATCACGGACGGGCCGGTCCCGGGGCATTCCGTAGAGTTCGCGGCTGCCGCACGTACACCGCAGGCGCTCGAGACGATGCACGTCGCGGCGAAGGCGCTCGCGATGACCGCGATCGATGTGCTTCGCGACGACAAGCTGCGCATCCGCGCGAGGGAGGCGTTCGATGGGCATCAGCAGCGCCGTTGACTGGTTCGGCGGTGAGGTGAATGCGGCGCAAGCGGAGCGGCTCGCCGCGCTCTACGACCTTGACGCGCCCCACGGGCCGGCCGCGGCGATCGACTGGTTCCGCGCGATCGCGCGCCGCACCGGTGGCCCGGTCCTCGAGCTCGGCTGCGGCACCGGACGCGTCGCGATACCGCTGGCGCAGGACGGCCACGAGGTGGTCGGGCTGGACCGGTCGCCGGCGATGCTCGCGCGCGCCGAGCGGCACGCGCGGCGTGAGGGCGTGACGCTCCGGCTCGTCGAAGGCGACATGCGCTCGTTCTCGCTCTCCGACGCGTTCCCGCTCATCGCGATCCCCTTCAACACCTTCCTGATGCTCGCGCCCGGCGACCGCTGGGCGTGCCTCGCACGCGTTCGGGAGCACCTCGCGCCGACCGGTCTCCTCGCGGTGGACTGCTTCCAGCCGGACCCGGAGCACATCGTCGGTCACGACGGCACGGTCCGAGAAGAATGGACGCGACACGATCCGGAGAGCGGTCGCGACGTGACGAAGTTCTCGAGCTCGCGCGCGAACGTGGATCAGGTCGACCTGCGGTGGTGGTTCGAAGAGCTCGATGACGATGGCCACATCACGCGCTGGCAGCGCGCCACCACTCTGAACTACATGTATCGACGCGAGGCCGAGCTGACGTTCTCGGCCGCGGGCTTCGAGCTCGAGGCGCTGCACGGTGACTACGACGGTTCGCCGGCGGGCAGCGCGTCACCGAAGCTGCTCGTCGTCGCGCGCCGGCGAGAACGGGGCGCCGGCCGCGAGCGCAGAGGGTGAGCGACCTCCTCATTCGCGGCGGGGTCGTGGTCGATGGCACCGGCGCGCCGGGGATGCGGGCGGACGTGGCGGTCACCGATGGGCGCATCACGGATGTCGGCGATGCGGCCGGTCGGCGGGCGACGCGGATGATCGACGCGCGCGACCGAGTGGTCGCGCCCGGGTTCATCGACATCCACTCGCATTCCGACAACACGGTCTTCGTGAACGACGCGTTCGAGAGCGCGCTGCACATGGGCGTGACGCTCGTCGTGTGCGGGAACTGCGGCGGCTCATCGGCGCCGGTGTCTGGTCTCGCGGCCGAAGAGCTCGACCGCGCGCTTGCCGTGCTCGAGGTGCGGCGGACGTGGTCGACCTTTGCCGAGTACGCGGACGCCTGCGACGAGGCGCGGCCCGCGATCAACCTCTGCTCGTACGTGGGTCACGGCACGCTCCGGAAGTGCGTGATGGGTGCCGCGGCGCGCGAACCCAGCCACGGCGAGCTCGACGCGATGCGCATGCTCCTCGCCCGGGCGATGGATGAAGGCGCGATCGGCCTTGCCTCTGGCCTTATCTATCCGCCGAGCGCGTACGGCACCACCGACGAGCTCGCGGCCCTGTGCGCCGTCGTCCAGGAGAAGGGCGGCCTGTACGCCAGCCACATCCGCAACGAGGGCGATCGCCTGCTCGAGGCGGTCGACGAGAATCTCGAGATCGGGCGCCGCTCGCGGGTGCGCGTCCAGCTGTCGCACCACAAGGCGTCGGGTCCGAAGAACTGGGGCAGGGTCAAGGAATCGACCGCGAAGATCGAAGCGGCGCGCGGTGCCGGCATGGAGGTCCAGGCCGACCAGTACCCGTATACGGCGTCCTCGACCGGCCTCGCGGTGACGATCCCGAACTGGGTGCACGAGGGTGGACGGCTCGCGATGTGCGAGCGCCTCAAGGACCCCGCGGTGCGCGCGCGGATCCGCGATGAGTACGTTGAGACGGGCCGCAACTGGGATCGCATCGTCATCGCGCGTGCGCGCCGGCGACCTGAGTGGAGCGGTCGCACGGTCGCGGATATCGCGCGCGAGGTGGAGCAGGATCCGCTGGAATGGACCTGCGATGCGCTCGTCGAGCACGAGGGCGACGTCCAGATCGTGCACCACTCGATGTATGAGGACGATGTGCGCTATGTCATGGCGAAGCCCTACGTCGCGATCGGCAGCGACTCGTCGGCGAACGCGCCATACGGTCCGCTTTCGTTCGGCAAGCCGCACCCACGCTCGTACGGCACCTTCCCGCGGGTGCTCGGGCGGTATGCGCGCGACGAGCACGTCCTGGGGCTCGAGGACGCGGTGCGCAAGATGACGTCGCTGACGGCAAGGCACCTTCGGCTCGCGGACCGCGGTGAGATACGGGTCGGCGCGTGGGCGGATCTCGTCGTGTTCGACCCGCGGCGCGTTGCGGACACCGCGACCTACGACGACCCGCACCGCTATCCGGCGGGCATCGAGCACGTCGTCGTGAATGGAGAGGTCGCGCTGGACGCGGGCGAGACCGCGCCGGGTCGCAGCGGACGCTTCCTCCGCCTCGGCCGGGATCTGGGAGGCGCGTGACCGAGCCGCGCGTCGCGATCCTCGCGGAGGGCCTCTTCACGCGGATGACCGCGAAGACCGCGATCGGCGTGCTGCGCTACGCGCGCTATCAGATCGTCGCGGTCGTCGATTCGACGCGCGCGGGCACCGACGCCGCGGATCACGTCGGCATCGGCCGCGGCGTGCCGGTCGTCGCGACCGTCGATGACGCGATCGCTCGGGGCGCGGACGTGCTGCTCATCGGCACGGCAGCCGCCGGCGGGCAGATCCCCGACGCGTACCGACCGCTGCTAGCGCGGGCGCTCGAGCGCGGGTTATCTGTCTGGAGCGGACTCCACGAGCGCGTGCTGAGCGACCGGCGCCTCGCGGAGTCGGCGAAGCGAGGGAACGCGTCGGTCCGTGAGCTGCGCGAGCCGCCGGCGGAGCTGCCGATCGGTGGGCATCGCCGCCCGCGCGACGGTGCGACGGTCGTGCTCACCGTGGGCTCGGACGCCGCAGTCGGGAAGATGACCGCATCGCTGGAGATCGTCGCCGCGCTGCGCCGGCTGGGCGAGAAGGCGGCGTTCGTCGCGACCGGCCAGACGGGGATCGCGATCGCGGGTGAGGGCATCTCGGTCGATGCGGTCGTGGCCGACTTCATCGCGGGCGCCGCTGAGAAGATGGTCTGCGAGGCGGCCGAGCACGCGGACTGGGTCATCGTGGAGGGCCAGGGCTCGCTCACGCATCCGGGTTTCTCCGGCGTGACGCTCGGTCTGCTGCACGGCGCGGGGCCCGAACTGATGGTGCTGTGCCACCACGCGACGCGCCGATCGATGAAGGGGTACGACGACACCGGACTTCCACTCCGGTCGCTGCGCGAGCTCGTCCAGATCTACGAGGATGCCGCCGCGTGGCGAAGACCGCCGGGCTATCCGCCCGCGCGGGTCGTCGCGGTCGCCCTCAATACCGGGGATCTGGTGTCCTCGGACCCGCCGGACCTGGCTCTTCAGTGGATCCAGGGCGCAGCCGCCGCGACGAAGCTTCCGGCAGCCGACCCGATCCGCGAGGGCACCGCGGGCGCCGACCGCCTCGCGCGCGCGCTCATCGACGCGCGCGGCCGCGGCGCGGTGACGCGGACGTCGTGAAGTTCACCGTCCGCACCGTCGACGTGCACCTCGAGGTGCCGTTCCAGATCTCGCGCGCGGTGCGGACCGAGAAGCGCGTCGTGCTCGTCGAGCTCGACGAGCGCGGCCGGGTTTCGCGGGGTGAAGCCTCACCGGACCCGTACTTCAAGGAGACGACGGAGTCGCTCGAGGCGGATGTGCGCGGCGCTCTCGACCTCGTACCCGAGGATGACTCCGACCTCGCGACGCTGAGGCGGCGCCTCGACGAGCGCTTCCCGCACGGGGGCGCCGCCGCGTGCGCGCTGGACATCCTCGGACACGACCGCGCCGCGCAGGCCGCCGGCCAGCCGCTGCGGGACTTCCTCGGCCTGGCCGGCCGTGAGGCACCGCCGACCTCGTTCACCATCGGGATCGCGGAGCCGCGAGTGATGGCCGATCGAGCTGCCGCGGCCGCTGCGAAAGGGTTCACCGTCCTGAAGGTGAAGCTCGGGCACGGTGGCGACGACACGGTGATCCTGTCGTCGATCCGAGAGCGCTTCGCGGGAACGATCCGCGTCGACCCGAACGCAGCGTGGACGCCGGCTGAGGCTCCGGG
Coding sequences:
- a CDS encoding D-aminoacylase, giving the protein MSDLLIRGGVVVDGTGAPGMRADVAVTDGRITDVGDAAGRRATRMIDARDRVVAPGFIDIHSHSDNTVFVNDAFESALHMGVTLVVCGNCGGSSAPVSGLAAEELDRALAVLEVRRTWSTFAEYADACDEARPAINLCSYVGHGTLRKCVMGAAAREPSHGELDAMRMLLARAMDEGAIGLASGLIYPPSAYGTTDELAALCAVVQEKGGLYASHIRNEGDRLLEAVDENLEIGRRSRVRVQLSHHKASGPKNWGRVKESTAKIEAARGAGMEVQADQYPYTASSTGLAVTIPNWVHEGGRLAMCERLKDPAVRARIRDEYVETGRNWDRIVIARARRRPEWSGRTVADIAREVEQDPLEWTCDALVEHEGDVQIVHHSMYEDDVRYVMAKPYVAIGSDSSANAPYGPLSFGKPHPRSYGTFPRVLGRYARDEHVLGLEDAVRKMTSLTARHLRLADRGEIRVGAWADLVVFDPRRVADTATYDDPHRYPAGIEHVVVNGEVALDAGETAPGRSGRFLRLGRDLGGA
- a CDS encoding M20 family metallopeptidase — translated: MDTAELKARVAERVEARAGALDELALRIHERPELAYEERFASSALADQLTREGATVTRGAGGVETAFAAEVGTGAPVVAILGEYDALPGVGHACGHNLMGTAASLAFLALRDIAPDLRGRVRVVGCPAEERGNGKVKLIRAGVFSDVDAALMYHPGDTDEIDPLMLAMVTLEVEFMGKAAHAAAEPDQGRNALDAVMLAWTALSALRLTVRSDSRFHGIITDGGKAANIIPDRAAATFMVRSPDNTYLQELRRRVLACFEGAATATGCELRATWSDVCETVSTNRPLADAFAANAKTLGRQMKPRRPGDTHGSTDMGNVTSIVPGIHPFLSITDGPVPGHSVEFAAAARTPQALETMHVAAKALAMTAIDVLRDDKLRIRAREAFDGHQQRR
- a CDS encoding class I SAM-dependent methyltransferase, translating into MGISSAVDWFGGEVNAAQAERLAALYDLDAPHGPAAAIDWFRAIARRTGGPVLELGCGTGRVAIPLAQDGHEVVGLDRSPAMLARAERHARREGVTLRLVEGDMRSFSLSDAFPLIAIPFNTFLMLAPGDRWACLARVREHLAPTGLLAVDCFQPDPEHIVGHDGTVREEWTRHDPESGRDVTKFSSSRANVDQVDLRWWFEELDDDGHITRWQRATTLNYMYRREAELTFSAAGFELEALHGDYDGSPAGSASPKLLVVARRRERGAGRERRG
- a CDS encoding dipeptide epimerase, which encodes MKFTVRTVDVHLEVPFQISRAVRTEKRVVLVELDERGRVSRGEASPDPYFKETTESLEADVRGALDLVPEDDSDLATLRRRLDERFPHGGAAACALDILGHDRAAQAAGQPLRDFLGLAGREAPPTSFTIGIAEPRVMADRAAAAAAKGFTVLKVKLGHGGDDTVILSSIRERFAGTIRVDPNAAWTPAEAPGRIERIAPFDIEFVEQPTPTDDIDGLRYVRERSALPIVADEAAVRLPDVERLSGACHGINVKLQKCGGVAEARAMIARAHELGMKVMLGCRAAETSVGIAAAAHLAPAVEWADLDGNLLIIDDPFRAVPVVRGRFVFSERPGLGVVPASATA
- a CDS encoding DUF1611 domain-containing protein; the protein is MTEPRVAILAEGLFTRMTAKTAIGVLRYARYQIVAVVDSTRAGTDAADHVGIGRGVPVVATVDDAIARGADVLLIGTAAAGGQIPDAYRPLLARALERGLSVWSGLHERVLSDRRLAESAKRGNASVRELREPPAELPIGGHRRPRDGATVVLTVGSDAAVGKMTASLEIVAALRRLGEKAAFVATGQTGIAIAGEGISVDAVVADFIAGAAEKMVCEAAEHADWVIVEGQGSLTHPGFSGVTLGLLHGAGPELMVLCHHATRRSMKGYDDTGLPLRSLRELVQIYEDAAAWRRPPGYPPARVVAVALNTGDLVSSDPPDLALQWIQGAAAATKLPAADPIREGTAGADRLARALIDARGRGAVTRTS